Proteins found in one Coffea eugenioides isolate CCC68of chromosome 5, Ceug_1.0, whole genome shotgun sequence genomic segment:
- the LOC113771375 gene encoding uncharacterized protein LOC113771375, with product MKIKIFFDKRWLKREDINQVVEQAWKQLVEGNSMYRITRQIKEIKDSKDSEVKDKIADLKKQLKEAYSNEEQYWAQKARIDWLREGDKNTKFFHACVKGRRRKNRMLNIQRDDGTWTNSEKELGMEVADYYRALFSSSGSEGITEILHGIPPTITTEMNAKLTREVEEMEIKSALLSMNPNKAPGQDAVTHFFQSSKLPKSWNHTVISLKPKIQNPTNLKSYRPISLCNVVYKNGFMAVKLDMSMAYDRVEWKFLYATMEKMGYCTAWRNWIWSCLSSVTYSFNINGVPKEFVIPERGIRQGDPLSPYLFLLCSEGFSNLLKQAEEDKRISGMKISRTGPSMTHLFFADHSLIFCKAEREEARELIQILRKYEKGSGQSINLEKSSVFFSSNVSHQRKGEVIQSLGTIQVATQGKYLGLPMVITRSKQQVFGYIKDCISRRMNSWKNKLLSQGGKEVLLKAVSMAMPVYTMSCFKLPYKLCKEVTSIFANYWWGENDGKNKMHWCSWGRLAKEKKEGGLGFKDLQNFNKALLAKQVWRLISKPNLLVSKVLRAKYFHRDSIFKCKVPKCASWIWQSMMNMRDFVQNGTRKKIRNGKATNIWEDNWIPGNKDGKVTSARPQNCYIRRVDELISGFRWRKPLVLRTFNRKDADEILDIPISISRREDSNYWLHSGNGIYTVNSGYKALSRETTQQIGRRVDEAEMSSANSNGKQWKWLWKLKVKSKIKHFIWRSLNGLLPVNALVFNRTHHGDPICDGCGEHNESIEHMFFHCSRAQEVWKMAPIQWDGLTGQTGNFRVWWTAMLEASCRIEGREHIELTTNILWQIGKRRNEWKFNAKRKHPWKTVNKAQQEWQKQASAWSNETMIPEDARREGEEGEPVEVRSDEMHIKISTSVQEQTKSVGTGILATNHSHQVVSAWALIDRKAVNQLQTIAEAVKMAIINARHQQWQKITVHVPSPQLLKVITSGVAKDIKMSTLADDINNLRALFQKCSFCLDRRLDKRCDLISDYALAYFKMRNVLTLNVSNTFV from the exons ATGAAGATCAAGATTTTCTTTGATAAgagatggctcaaaagggaagACATTAATCAAGTGGTTGAGCAAGCTTGGAAACAACTAGTTGAAGGAAACAGTATGTATAGGATTACTAGACAG ATTAAGGAGATCAAGGACTCTAAGGACTCAGAAGTTAAGGATAAGATTGCAGATTTGAAGAAGCAGTTGAAAGAAGCTTACTCTAATGAAGAGCAGTATTGGGCTCAGAAGGCAAGGATTGATTGGCTGAGAGAAGGGGATAAGAACACCAAATTTTTCCATGCTTGTGTGaaaggaaggagaagaaaaaacaGAATGCTTAACATTCAAAGGGATGATGGAACTTGGACAAACAGTGAGAAGGAGCTGGGAATGGAAGTAGCTGACTACTATAGAGCCCTTTTCTCTAGTTCAGGGAGTGAGGGCATAACAGAGATTCTTCATGGTATACCTCCTACTATCACTACTGAGATGAATGCTAAGTTAACTAGAGAGGTAGAGGAGATGGAAATTAAATCAGCTCTTCTTTCCATGAATCCTAATAAGGCACCAGGTCAAGATG CTGTTACGCATTTTTTCCAATCTAGCAAATTGCCAAAGTCTTGGAATCATACGGTCATCTCCCTCAAACCCAAAATTCAGAATCCTACTAATTTGAAGAGCTATAGGCCAATTAGCCTCTGTAATGTTGTGTACAAA AATGGTTTTATGGCTGTGAAACTGGACATGTCCATGGCCTACGACAGAGTGGAGTGGAAATTCCTTTATGCCACGATGGAAAAGATGGGCTACTGTACAGCCTGGAGGAATTGGATATGGAGTTGCCTCTCCTCAGTTACATACTCTTTCAATATTAATGGAGTACCAAAAGAGTTTGTAATTCCAGAAAGAGGAATAAGACAAGGCGACCCACTGTCACCTTATCTCTTCCTTTTATGTTCAGAAGGGTTCTCCAATTTATTGAAGCAAGCTGAGGAAGATAAAAGGATCTCAGGGATGAAGATTAGTAGGACTGGACCAAGCATGACTCACTTATTTTTTGCTGACCATTCATTGATCTTTTGTAAAGCTGAAAGAGAGGAAGCCAGGGAACTCATTCAAATTTTGAGGAAGTATGAGAAGGGGTCTGGTCAATCTATAAACCTGGAAAAGTCCTCAGTGTTTTTCAGCAGCAACGTGAGTCATCAGAGGAAAGGGGAAGTGATACAAAGCCTAGGCACAATTCAGGTGGCTACTCAAGGAAAATATCTGGGGCTCCCTATGGTGATAACAAGATCTAAACAGCAAGTTTTTGGATACATTAAGGACTGTATCAGTAGAAGAATGAATAGTTGGAAGAACAAGTTGCTCAGCCAAGGAGGGAAAGAAGTTTTATTGAAGGCAGTTTCCATGGCAATGCCAGTTTATACAATGTCCTGCTTTAAACTTCCTTACAAATTGTGCAAAGAAGTGACCTCCATTTTTGCTAACTACTGGTGGGGAGAAAATGATGGGAAAAATAAGATGCACTGGTGCTCATGGGGGAGATTGGctaaagagaaaaaagagggagGTTTGGGATTTAAGGACTTGCAGAACTTCAACAAAGCCTTGTTGGCTAAACAGGTCTGGAGACtgatttccaaaccaaatctattAGTCAGCAAGGTCTTGAGGGCAAAGTACTTCCATAGGGACTCAATCTTTAAGTGCAAAGTCCCAAAGTGTGCTTCCTGGATTTGGCAAAGTATGATGAATATGAGAGATTTTGTGCAAAATGGAACTAGAAAGAAGATACGCAATGGCAAGGCTACAAACATTTGGGAGGATAACTGGATCCCAGGAAATAAGGATGGAAAAGTCACATCTGCAAGGCCTCAGAATTGCTACATCAGAAGAGTAGATGAGCTGATCAGTGGCTTTAGATGGAGGAAACCATTGGTACTTAGAACCTTCAACAGGAAGGATGCTGACGAAATCTTGGATATCCCTATAAGTATCTCAAGAAGGGAAGACAGCAACTACTGGCTACATAGTGGCAATGGCATCTATACAGTCAATTCTGGATACAAGGCATTGAGTAGAGAAACAACCCAACAGATAGGAAGAAGAGTTGATGAGGCAGAAATGAGCTCAGCAAACTCTAATGGGAAGCAATGGAAGTGGTTGTGGAAACTGAAAGTCAAAAGCAAGATAAAACACTTCATTTGGAGGAGTCTAAATGGGCTACTTCCAGTTAATGCTTTGGTGTTTAATAGAACACACCATGGAGATCCAATATGTGATGGCTGTGGAGAACATAATGAGTCTATTGAACATATGTTTTTTCATTGCAGCAGAGCTCAAGAGGTATGGAAGATGGCCCCAATACAGTGGGATGGGTTAACTGGACAGACAGGGAATTTTAGAGTTTGGTGGACTGCAATGCTGGAAGCCTCATGTAGGATAGAGGGGAGAGAGCATATAGAGCTTACTACGAATATCCTTTGGCAAATAGGGAAAAGGAGAAATGAATGGAAGTTCAATGCTAAACGAAAGCACCCTTGGAAAACAGTTAACAAGGCTCAACAGGAATGGCAAAAGCAAGCCTCAGCTTGGAGTAATGAGACAATGATCCCTGAGGATGCTAGAAGAGAAGGAGAGGAAGGAGAACCAGTGGAGGTACGTAGTGATGAAAtgcatatcaaaatttcaactaGTGTGCAGGAACAGACCAAAAGTGTGGGTACTGGGATTTTAGCAACTAATCACAGCCATCAGGTGGTGTCAGCCTGGGCACTAATTGATAGGAAAGCAGTAAATCAATTGCAGACTATAGCAGAAGCTGTGAAGATGGCCATTATAAATGCCAGACATCAGCAATGGCAGAAAATTACAGTCCATGTTCCCAGCCCACAGCTGCTGAAAGTGATTACGTCGGGAGTAGCTAAGGATATCAAAATGTCTACTTTGGCTGATGATATTAACAACCTCAGAGCATTGTTCCAGAAATGCTCCTTTTGTCTAGATAGGAGATTAGATAAAAGATGTGATTTGATTAGTGATTATGCCTTGGCATATTTCAAGATGAGGAATGTATTAACCCTCAATGTGTCTAACACTTTTGTATAG
- the LOC113771374 gene encoding uncharacterized protein LOC113771374 — protein MTLRSEKEIQGPNPVIPKDKDEEKIENELERKGSNGTNPKVLPDPVIIVKTKSSLEVFRKVEINISLLDAIKQVPKYAKFLRDLCVNRKRLRGDERVIVGENAIGNTVIRKVMLDLEASINVMPKSIYASLNLGPLKETGIIIQLTDRTNAYPDGLVEDVLEKFNDLVFPTDFYLLDMGDDHSLDPSPLLLSRPLLSTVQTKIDVNKGTLSMEFDGKIVHFNIFDTMKYPSNSNFSSVFSVSAIDPAVQEVFETVGRDELEVALTKHLEVETTPKVDWSEDLKCTIGALHSLPTTTKRYEVSQIFVPEPHQRVLPSVVQAPVLELKPLPKHLKYAYLGNNETLPVIISAALSETEEDKLIRVLREYKEAIGWTIAKIKRINPSICMYRIRLEEDAKPVR, from the exons ATGACCCTAAGGAGCgagaaggaaattcaggggCCTAATCCTGTGATCCCTAAGGACAAGGATgaggaaaagatcgaaaatgagCTTGAGAGGAAGGGCAGCAATGGTACAAATCCAAAGGTACTTCCAGACCCAGTCATTATAGTTAAAACTAAGTCGTCCCTGGAGGTGTTCCGCAAGGTAGAGATCAATATCTCCCTGCTAGACGCAATCAAACAGGTGCCGAAGTACGCAAAGTTTTTGAGGGACTTGTGCGTCAATCGAAAGAGGCtgaggggagatgaaagagTCATTGTTGGGGAGAATGC GATAGGCAACACTGTGATTAGGAAGGTCATGTTGGATTTAGAGGCGTCAATTAATGTAATGCCTAAGTCTATCTATGCTTCTCTGAACCTGGGTCCATTAAAAGAGACTGGAATAATCATTCAATTAACTGACCGAACTAATGCATATCCTGATGGGTTGGTTGAAGATGTGTTGGAAAAATTTAATGATTTGGTATTCCCAACTGACTTTTATTTACTTGATATGGGTGATGACCACTCCCTCGATCCCTCACCTTTGTTATTAAGTAGACCCCTTTTGAGCACAGTacaaacaaaaattgatgttaataagggtacctTATCCATGGAGTTTGATGGGAAAATTGTGCACTTTAATATCTTTGATACTATGAAATACCCCTCAAACTCCAACTTTAGCTCTGTTTTCTCTGTGAGTGCTATTGACCCTGCGGTGCAGGAAGTGTTTGAAACTGTTGGCAGGGATGAGTTGGAGGTCGCTTTAACCAAGCACCTCGAGGTGGAAACAACTCCTAAGGTGGATTGGAGTGAAGATTTGAAATGCACAATAGGGGCATTACACTCATTGCCAACCACAACAAAAAGGTATGAAGTCTCACAAATTTTCGTTCCCGAACCTCACCAGAGGGTACTGCCATCTGTTGTGCAGGCACCTGTGTTGGAGTTGAAACCCCTGCCAAAACACTTGAAATATGCGTATCTGGGCAACAACGAAACACTCCCGGTGATTATCTCAGCTGCACTCTCAGAAACCGAGGAAGATAAGTTGATCCGAGTCCTTAGAGAGTATAAAGAGGCAATAGGTTGGACCATCGCAAAAATTAAGAGGATAAACCCGTCCATTTGTATGTACCGGATTAGGCTGGAAGAGGATGCCAAACCTGTACGGTAG